One Phoenix dactylifera cultivar Barhee BC4 chromosome 8, palm_55x_up_171113_PBpolish2nd_filt_p, whole genome shotgun sequence genomic window carries:
- the LOC103720807 gene encoding 17.1 kDa class II heat shock protein-like, which translates to MDCSSVFGLNNPVILTLQHLMDIPEETEKAINAPTRTYVRDAKAMASTPADVEELPSSYVFVVDMPGVKSGEIKVQVEDDNVLVISGERKREEDKEGCRYLRMERRLGKFMRKFSLPDNANTDAISAVCQDGVLTVTVQKLPPPEPKKPKTIEVKIA; encoded by the coding sequence ATGGACTGCAGCAGTGTGTTCGGACTGAACAACCCCGTGATATTGACGCTGCAGCACCTCATGGACATCCCGGAGGAGACGGAGAAGGCCATCAACGCGCCCACCCGCACCTACGTCCGCGACGCCAAGGCCATGGCCTCCACGCCGGCCGACGTCGAGGAGCTGCCGTCCTCCTACGTCTTCGTCGTCGACATGCCCGGGGTCAAGTCCGGCGAGATCAAGGTCCAGGTGGAGGACGACAACGTGCTGGTCATCAGCGGCGAGCGCAAGCGCGAGGAGGACAAGGAGGGCTGCAGGTACCTCCGCATGGAGCGCCGCTTGGGCAAGTTCATGCGCAAGTTCTCCCTCCCGGACAACGCCAACACCGACGCCATCTCGGCGGTGTGCCAGGACGGCGTCCTCACCGTCACCGTCCAGAAGCTGCCGCCGCCGGAGCCCAAGAAGCCCAAGACCATCGAGGTCAAGATCGCCTGA